In one window of Tumebacillus sp. BK434 DNA:
- a CDS encoding stalk domain-containing protein, with protein MKRFWVSLIAALALVVPGGLHMDRAEAVGMAMGAVTTPSVVLDGYNLPIDPKPILYKDRVMVPFRPLAEALGIKVEWEPKTSTVIADSNGKELRMQIGNKTAWVGGKAVQLDVAPFITEGRSLIPLRFFSEHAGAQVRWDDKSQTVLMESQERDLHTMVFYGLGSYGQKEYLPYFDEAAFTWSRLDRGGVLVTEESEYRWPQEGAGELLQEVQTAGVDTSLMVFSVNEYGELTKLLNDVSLQQRFANDLASLLVQKGIGGAYLDFEALAPTGAKDIALVRSQYAAFVQRVADALHQNGKQLTVVVAPLEHGWYRGYDYKALAASADALFIMAYSYVDDKLPQPLNKIDDDIRAAVKAVGPEKLILGINAYSETPQGVQQKIGLAKRYNLQGVGFWILRVFDDPFMDAIDAKLLLRPELN; from the coding sequence ATGAAACGTTTTTGGGTGAGTTTGATCGCCGCTTTGGCGTTGGTAGTGCCAGGCGGCTTGCATATGGATCGGGCAGAAGCGGTGGGGATGGCGATGGGCGCGGTGACGACGCCGTCTGTCGTGCTCGACGGGTACAACCTGCCGATCGATCCTAAGCCGATCTTGTACAAAGACCGCGTGATGGTGCCGTTCCGTCCGCTGGCCGAAGCGCTCGGCATCAAGGTGGAATGGGAGCCGAAGACTTCGACGGTGATCGCGGACAGCAATGGCAAAGAGCTGCGGATGCAGATTGGCAACAAGACCGCTTGGGTAGGCGGGAAGGCCGTTCAATTGGATGTGGCGCCGTTTATCACCGAAGGACGCAGCCTGATCCCGCTGCGCTTTTTCAGCGAGCATGCCGGAGCGCAGGTTCGCTGGGACGACAAGAGCCAGACGGTGCTGATGGAGTCGCAGGAGCGGGATCTTCATACGATGGTGTTTTATGGCTTGGGCTCGTACGGGCAGAAGGAGTATCTGCCGTATTTTGACGAGGCCGCTTTTACCTGGAGCCGCTTGGATCGGGGCGGGGTGCTGGTCACCGAGGAAAGCGAATACCGCTGGCCGCAGGAAGGTGCCGGGGAGCTGCTGCAGGAAGTGCAGACGGCCGGCGTCGACACGTCGCTGATGGTCTTTTCGGTCAACGAGTACGGTGAATTGACCAAGCTCTTGAACGACGTTTCCCTGCAGCAGCGCTTTGCGAACGATCTGGCGTCGCTGCTCGTGCAAAAGGGCATCGGGGGCGCCTACCTCGATTTTGAAGCGCTGGCTCCGACCGGTGCGAAAGACATCGCCCTTGTGCGCTCGCAATATGCGGCGTTTGTGCAGCGGGTGGCCGATGCGCTGCACCAGAACGGCAAGCAGCTGACCGTCGTGGTGGCGCCGCTGGAGCACGGCTGGTACCGCGGGTATGACTACAAAGCGCTGGCGGCGTCGGCCGACGCCTTGTTCATCATGGCCTACTCCTATGTCGATGACAAGCTGCCGCAGCCGCTCAACAAGATCGACGACGACATCCGCGCGGCGGTGAAAGCGGTCGGCCCGGAGAAGCTGATCCTCGGGATCAACGCCTACAGCGAGACGCCGCAGGGCGTGCAGCAGAAGATCGGGTTGGCCAAGCGCTACAACCTGCAAGGCGTGGGCTTCTGGATCTTGCGCGTGTTTGACGACCCGTTTATGGATGCGATCGACGCGAAGCTTTTGCTCCGTCCGGAGCTGAACTAA
- a CDS encoding thiamine pyrophosphate-binding protein, which translates to MIPGTEQQSLQAATLPTMQIMTVADTFVKQLEAWGVQRIYGVVGDTFLDFLDAVQRSSIRFVAVKHEGTAAFMASAEAKLTGRLGVCIATSGPGMANLMNGLGDADQDRVPVLAITGQVPTKKIGTDTKQYLDQQVFIEPLAAYSALLAAPDATVELLTKAIHTALELGAVTHLSVPKDLWAMLQTNAVRKRPQMVKGVLEFNPQDVGQAAAIMKTAKQPVVVAGLGAREAAADVVRLCETWGAGLILSLGAKGMIDENCPQLLGGIGKGGSPQASQLLKKADVVLLAGDSWWPEGYVPESARLIQIDYAAANIGTRFHVELGLVGATGQVLPELVKRLAGQEKNEQWLTYIGRQRAKWQAQVEQEATTEGTPVHPARLVRALQNTVAKDAVLCVDTGDHTVWFNRIFAGSGEQQTLFSGTWRSMGFGLPAAMACQLIEPERQVVALVGDGCLGMTLADLSTAVRYNLPITVVVVNNGNLQMETDRQIVGQHTTLGSDLTNPDFVKVAEACGLAGFRVTDSAELDKTLEQALALPGPVLVDVATLPLTFPNTSPQEG; encoded by the coding sequence ATGATACCCGGTACGGAACAGCAAAGCCTGCAAGCGGCAACACTGCCGACGATGCAGATTATGACGGTTGCCGATACTTTTGTCAAACAGCTGGAAGCGTGGGGCGTGCAGCGCATCTACGGTGTGGTGGGCGATACGTTCCTGGATTTTTTGGATGCGGTGCAGCGGTCATCGATCCGCTTTGTCGCCGTAAAGCATGAAGGGACGGCTGCGTTCATGGCCTCGGCGGAAGCGAAGCTGACCGGACGGCTCGGCGTTTGCATCGCCACGTCGGGGCCGGGGATGGCGAACTTGATGAACGGGCTGGGCGATGCTGATCAGGATCGAGTGCCGGTGCTGGCGATCACAGGGCAGGTGCCGACGAAGAAGATCGGCACGGACACGAAACAGTACTTGGACCAGCAGGTGTTCATCGAGCCGCTGGCCGCCTATTCCGCGCTGCTGGCCGCACCCGATGCGACGGTGGAACTGCTGACGAAAGCGATCCACACGGCGCTGGAGCTGGGAGCTGTGACGCATCTGTCGGTACCGAAAGACCTGTGGGCGATGCTGCAGACGAACGCGGTGCGCAAGCGGCCGCAGATGGTCAAAGGCGTGCTGGAGTTCAACCCGCAGGATGTCGGGCAGGCGGCGGCGATCATGAAGACCGCCAAGCAGCCGGTCGTCGTCGCCGGGCTGGGGGCGCGGGAAGCGGCAGCAGATGTGGTGCGGCTGTGTGAGACGTGGGGCGCCGGGCTGATCCTGTCGCTGGGGGCGAAAGGGATGATCGACGAAAACTGTCCGCAGCTGCTCGGCGGCATCGGCAAAGGAGGCAGCCCGCAGGCGTCGCAATTGTTGAAAAAGGCGGATGTGGTGCTGCTGGCCGGGGACTCGTGGTGGCCGGAAGGATATGTGCCGGAGTCGGCCCGGCTGATTCAGATCGACTATGCGGCGGCGAACATCGGGACGCGGTTTCACGTCGAGCTCGGGCTGGTCGGCGCGACGGGGCAAGTGCTGCCGGAGCTGGTCAAGCGGCTGGCCGGGCAGGAGAAAAATGAGCAATGGCTGACCTATATCGGGCGGCAGCGGGCGAAGTGGCAGGCACAAGTCGAGCAGGAGGCGACGACCGAAGGGACGCCGGTGCATCCGGCACGGCTGGTGCGGGCGCTGCAGAATACGGTGGCAAAAGACGCGGTGCTGTGCGTGGACACAGGGGATCATACGGTGTGGTTCAACCGGATCTTCGCCGGCAGCGGCGAGCAGCAGACGCTGTTTTCCGGGACGTGGCGGTCGATGGGCTTCGGGCTGCCGGCCGCGATGGCCTGCCAACTGATTGAGCCGGAGCGGCAAGTGGTGGCTCTGGTCGGGGACGGGTGTCTTGGCATGACGCTGGCCGACCTGTCGACGGCGGTGCGCTACAACCTGCCGATCACGGTGGTCGTGGTCAACAACGGCAACCTGCAGATGGAAACCGACCGCCAGATAGTCGGGCAGCATACGACGCTCGGCTCCGATCTGACCAACCCCGACTTTGTGAAAGTCGCCGAAGCATGCGGCCTGGCCGGCTTCCGCGTCACCGACTCCGC